One Aegilops tauschii subsp. strangulata cultivar AL8/78 chromosome 2, Aet v6.0, whole genome shotgun sequence genomic window, TCCCAAAGAGCTTTGGAGCGCGAGAAGGCCATTATGGGAGTGATGCGGTGAGGATAAATCGACCGAAGGAGGATGACTGCAGCTACGGCCGGGGCTACAGTTTATATAGCGGATGAATGGCAATGGTGGGGGGCAGACGGGCGAACGGGTGGCGTCGGAGTAGGTTCCCACAACCGCTTATCATTAATGTGGATGACAGACGGACTGTCGGACGGCCGTGGTGTCGTTTAAACGCGGAGCAGTCACGTGCATCGGGAAGCAGCGTGGGCGGCGCACCGCTTCAATGCTAGCTCCAATGAGAGGCCGCGTCCACTCTAGCCGGTCATGAATGTGGTGCTGACACTCTGGAGAGATGCTCACCGTTTAGGGCGGGAAGCGCGCTCGGGCGAGTGAGGTGATTGGGGTGGCCAGGGCGATCAGGAGCGGGCACGCTTGTAAAGCCCCTTGGTTCATCTCCGGCTATGAAAAAAATACATTTGAATCGCTCGGCGGATCGATACAGGTCCGCGTTAGATGACAGGACACGTCTAGACCACGCGGTCGGAACGTATGCATGCGGTTTAAAGTACGTTGAAGATGCCTTAGCAAAGAATGCTACAGGGTGAGGCGTGTCTGGACTCCGGAGCAATCATGCATGCAGGAACAATCCTCTGGAGTTGAGGACAagcagctagctagctagctggaGCTACTAGTGCTGGGTGGGTAGAACGCCGCTATCAACTCGACTCGATTGGATGTCCGCTCGTGCATGCGTGCTGGTCTAAATCGATCGTTTGCGCCTTTCAGGTTTGCCCAAAGCGAGGCATGATGATCACCCACCAGTAGTAGCAGTTGCACGTTCTGTGGAGCTTAAATAAGTGTATTATACTAGGTGTAGTGGCATTTCCGTTCAATTTACGCAAGATGTGCGACCCTCAAAAGTAGAGGCAGCAATTGGCAGTGTTAATTCAATGTAATGTACTCACTCACAATGAACTATATAGTTGATTAATTAATTCAGAGTAGTTGAACCACCCATGATCTGAAGAGGCTTGTCCAGCTCACTCACTCACTCACTCCCACACTCGTACGCGCACCGCTATAGCTAGTCTCTCTCACCTCATCTTCTACACGCGTCCACTGTATAGCTAGGCAGATAGCAGGACCTGGGGAACAGCTAGCTAAGCTAAGCACCGGCGGCGTGCCGGAAGGAGAAGAGAAGCATATCGGAGGAGATGCCGACGGTGCGGCGGCGGAACCCGGACGTGCACGTGAAGGCGCTGGAGGGCATCGTGTCGGCCAACACGTTCCTCACGGTGGCCGTCTTCATCGGCATCACGGGGACCATCACGGCCTCCTCCACCGTGCCGACCAACTGCGTCGCCGGGGACGACATCGCCCGCAACTTCTTCCTCTTCGAGATCCTCTCCTTCGGCTTCTACCTGCTGTCCAGCCTGGTGGCGCAGGGCATGAAGCTGTCCGTCACGCTGCTGGCCGCCGGCGACGACTTCTACGGCGACGGCGAGCAGAAGCCGGTCATGACCGACGACTGCGAGGAGATGCCGGCGTGGCGCGCGGCGGCTCCCCGGGAGCGGCGCCGCGCCGTGCTGCGGTACGCGCGGCCCATGATGCTGCTGGCCGCCGCGTGCTCCATCATGGGCACCTTCTTCCTGCTGCTCTCCATGATCGACGCCATCCAGCTCAAGTTCGGGATCCTGTCCTGCAACATCCCGCTCGCCGTCGGCGCCACCTTCGCGCTCTCCGTGCTCGCCGTCTCCGGCCTGCTCTTCTACGGGTACACCGTCGGATACGCGCTCTACAACTACCTGCCGTGACCGCGACCGCTCACCCGCTTGCCCACCCACCTAACTCTTCTCTGCCTTTGTTTACAGTCTCCTTTTTTCACTTTTACAGTGCGCGATTGATATATGTTCTGGGATTAATTTTCTCTTAGTGTAAGAAGTAGTACAGTACATATTTTATTGAAAGGAATGGTACGGTATTCGTTTCGAGAAAGTAAGGAGTGCATTTGAAGAAATGTGTTGCATCGAGATCCATGAGATTATTAGTTATGCAGGCAGATGCATCGGGTGTAATCTTGGCATCTTGCAGTTCCTTCCAAAATGATCGACCGTTcaaagttttttttttttgctttttagcAAAAAGATACCAAATGCCCGTAACTCAAATAATCATGAGCCAACAAACTAATAGGTCTATGTTCTTTATTTCAACATGACATCCCATCTTGTTGCCATTTGTCATGACATCCCATCTTGTTGCCATTTGTCTGTCGTCGCATTCTCGCATACGATGatcattttttttagaaaaggaggaggacccccggcctctgcatctgggcgatgcatgcgACCACTTATTAATTGTTCTCataagaccttacaaagtcatacaacactAAGACTAAAGCCACTGTATAAGCAACAGccgtcgctactcctatccaattgatgaaggggcgctgatagcctgggcctaataccaaacagacatcgcagccaaacctaaacatctaagacctgaggtcccaaccaggacgcctgccgggtatggggcacctaccagtctggcgcactcctcaaccaggacgtctgccgggtatgag contains:
- the LOC109771247 gene encoding uncharacterized protein codes for the protein MPTVRRRNPDVHVKALEGIVSANTFLTVAVFIGITGTITASSTVPTNCVAGDDIARNFFLFEILSFGFYLLSSLVAQGMKLSVTLLAAGDDFYGDGEQKPVMTDDCEEMPAWRAAAPRERRRAVLRYARPMMLLAAACSIMGTFFLLLSMIDAIQLKFGILSCNIPLAVGATFALSVLAVSGLLFYGYTVGYALYNYLP